One genomic region from Streptomyces sp. NBC_00457 encodes:
- a CDS encoding glutamate--cysteine ligase: MGEKVVAGGFDLSDRQRYRGKLRECLTGLERLLAEQRFDRPKNLMGLEIELNLTGADGMPKMLNAQVLERIASRDFQTELAMFNLEVNIAPHRLAGRVFDRLAEELRTSLAYADRKAREVDAGIVMIGILPTLDRDDLVSTNLSDVDRYTLLNDQIVAARGEDFVLDIAGVEHLRCTSRSIAPEAACTSVQLHLQVTPGRFADVWNAAQAVAAAQIAVGANSPFLFGRELWCESRPPLFQQSTDTRPPELQAQGVRPRTWFGERWISSAYDLFEENLRYFPALLPICDDEDPHAVLDAGGTPKLAELVLHNGTVYRWNRPVYGIADDIPHLRVENRVLPAGPTVTDVLANAAFFYGVVRALAEESRPVWSRLPFEAAAANFDTACRHGIDARLIWPRRGRYGGTTEVDAVSLVRDELLPLAEAGLDAWGVDPADRDLYLGVIEERCRRRVNGAAWQSATFHRALESGLSREAALAATTKCYRRLMHHGEPVHTWPVGLPEAVPLG, from the coding sequence ATGGGGGAGAAGGTCGTGGCAGGCGGGTTCGACCTGTCCGATCGGCAGCGGTACCGCGGCAAGCTCCGGGAGTGCCTGACGGGCCTGGAGCGGCTTCTGGCGGAGCAGCGGTTCGATCGCCCGAAGAACCTCATGGGGCTGGAGATCGAATTGAATCTCACCGGTGCCGACGGCATGCCGAAAATGCTGAATGCGCAAGTACTGGAGAGGATCGCAAGCCGAGATTTCCAAACAGAACTCGCCATGTTCAATCTGGAAGTCAACATAGCCCCACATCGCTTGGCCGGGCGGGTATTCGACCGGCTCGCCGAGGAACTGCGCACCTCGCTGGCATATGCCGACCGGAAAGCGCGCGAGGTCGATGCGGGCATCGTGATGATCGGCATTCTGCCGACGCTCGACCGCGACGACCTGGTCTCCACGAACCTCTCCGACGTCGACCGCTACACCCTCCTCAACGACCAGATCGTGGCCGCACGCGGCGAGGACTTCGTGCTCGACATAGCGGGCGTGGAGCATCTGCGCTGCACCTCCAGGTCCATCGCGCCGGAAGCCGCCTGCACCTCCGTCCAGCTGCACCTCCAGGTCACGCCGGGCCGCTTCGCCGACGTGTGGAACGCCGCGCAGGCCGTCGCCGCCGCGCAGATCGCCGTGGGCGCCAACTCGCCCTTCCTGTTCGGCCGCGAGCTGTGGTGCGAGTCCCGGCCGCCGCTGTTCCAGCAGTCCACCGACACCCGCCCGCCCGAACTCCAGGCCCAGGGCGTCCGGCCGCGCACCTGGTTCGGCGAACGGTGGATCTCCTCGGCGTACGACCTCTTCGAGGAGAACCTGCGCTACTTCCCGGCCCTGCTGCCCATCTGCGACGACGAGGACCCCCACGCCGTCCTCGACGCGGGCGGCACCCCGAAACTCGCCGAACTCGTCCTGCACAACGGCACCGTGTACCGCTGGAACCGTCCCGTCTACGGCATCGCCGACGACATCCCGCACCTGCGCGTCGAGAACCGCGTCCTGCCCGCCGGGCCGACCGTCACGGACGTCCTCGCCAACGCCGCCTTCTTCTACGGCGTCGTCCGCGCCCTCGCCGAGGAGTCCCGGCCGGTCTGGTCCCGGCTGCCGTTCGAGGCGGCCGCCGCCAACTTCGACACCGCGTGCCGGCACGGCATCGACGCCCGCCTGATCTGGCCCCGGCGCGGGCGCTACGGCGGCACCACCGAGGTCGACGCGGTGAGTCTCGTACGCGACGAACTGCTGCCGCTCGCCGAGGCCGGGCTGGACGCGTGGGGCGTCGATCCGGCCGACCGGGACCTGTACCTCGGTGTGATCGAGGAGCGCTGCCGGCGCCGGGTCAACGGGGCGGCATGGCAGTCGGCGACCTTCCACCGGGC